One genomic segment of Hydrogenobacter sp. includes these proteins:
- the nifH gene encoding nitrogenase iron protein yields the protein MRQIAIYGKGGIGKSTTTQNTVAALAEAGRKCFIVGCDPKADSTRLILHIKAQATVMHLAAERGSVEDLDLDEVMLVGYGGIKCVESGGPEPGVGCAGRGVITAINFLEENGAFDDDLDYVFYDVLGDVVCGGFAMPIREGKAQEIYIVTSGEMMAMYAANNISKGILKYAHSGGVRLGGLICNSRNVDNERELITALAEKLGTQMIHFLPRNNIVQEAELRRQTVIEYAPDHPMADEYRKLARKIEENTKLSIPAPLSMDELEQLLVDYGIMKPEEVA from the coding sequence ATGAGACAGATAGCCATCTACGGAAAGGGTGGCATAGGAAAGTCCACTACAACGCAGAACACCGTTGCGGCACTTGCAGAAGCTGGTAGGAAGTGCTTCATAGTGGGGTGCGACCCAAAGGCCGATTCTACCAGGCTCATACTACACATAAAAGCTCAGGCAACAGTCATGCATCTTGCTGCGGAGCGGGGTTCTGTGGAGGACCTTGACCTTGATGAGGTCATGCTCGTTGGTTATGGAGGTATAAAGTGTGTAGAATCTGGAGGTCCAGAGCCGGGTGTGGGATGTGCCGGAAGAGGTGTGATAACCGCCATAAACTTCCTTGAGGAGAACGGGGCCTTTGATGATGACCTTGATTATGTCTTTTATGATGTCCTCGGGGACGTCGTATGTGGTGGCTTTGCTATGCCCATAAGGGAAGGCAAGGCTCAAGAGATATACATAGTCACCTCAGGAGAGATGATGGCTATGTACGCAGCAAACAACATATCCAAAGGTATACTGAAGTACGCACATAGCGGTGGTGTAAGGCTTGGCGGTCTCATATGCAACAGCAGAAATGTGGACAATGAAAGAGAGTTGATAACCGCCCTTGCGGAAAAGCTTGGCACCCAGATGATACACTTTCTACCAAGAAACAACATAGTTCAGGAGGCAGAGCTGAGAAGACAGACGGTCATAGAGTATGCACCAGACCATCCTATGGCTGATGAATACAGAAAGCTTGCAAGGAAGATAGAGGAAAACACAAAGCTTAGCATACCAGCGCCTCTCAGTATGGACGAGCTGGAACAGTTGCTTGTTGATTACGGCATAATGAAGCCGGAGGAAGTGGCTTAA
- the nifD gene encoding nitrogenase molybdenum-iron protein alpha chain, which translates to MGVVVDKETALRLVEEILSQYPTKAKKDRSKHIVVADVGEDKCIPKSNVKSRPGVMTVRGCAYAGSKGVVWGPIKDMIHISHGPVGCGYYSRAGRRNYYIGTTGVDTFVTPHFTTDFQERDIVFGGDKKLTKAIHELVELFPLVKGITIQSECPIGLIGDDIEAVARHTAKETGKIIVPVRCEGFRGVSQSLGHHIANDSMRDWIYEKGVKGQEVEPSPYDVAIWGDYNIGGDAWASRKILEDMGLRVVTQWSGDGTISEVANAVRVKYLLVHCYRSSNYLARYFEEKFGIPWIEYNFFGPTQIFASMRKIASFFDEKIQERTEELIEKVYKPRLDKVIEKYRPRLEGKTVLLYVGGLRPRHIITAFEDLGMNVVATGYEFAHQDDYERTLHYIDKNATIIVDDATAYEIEELTRKLRPDLVASGIKEKYQAQKMGVPFRQMHSWDYSGPYHGIEGFEIFARDVDMAVNGNVWKFLNAPWDQEV; encoded by the coding sequence ATGGGTGTGGTAGTTGATAAAGAGACAGCGCTAAGATTGGTGGAGGAGATACTCAGTCAGTATCCCACAAAGGCAAAAAAGGACAGGTCAAAGCATATAGTGGTTGCGGATGTGGGAGAGGATAAATGCATACCTAAGTCTAATGTGAAGTCAAGACCTGGGGTTATGACTGTCAGAGGATGTGCTTATGCGGGTTCAAAAGGGGTGGTCTGGGGACCTATAAAGGACATGATACACATATCTCACGGTCCTGTAGGCTGTGGCTACTACTCAAGGGCAGGAAGAAGGAATTACTACATAGGGACCACAGGTGTAGATACCTTTGTAACACCTCACTTCACCACGGACTTTCAAGAAAGGGACATCGTCTTCGGTGGTGATAAAAAACTTACAAAGGCAATACACGAGCTTGTTGAGCTTTTCCCTCTTGTAAAGGGTATAACCATTCAGTCCGAGTGTCCCATAGGGCTTATAGGAGATGATATTGAGGCTGTTGCAAGACATACAGCCAAGGAAACGGGAAAGATAATTGTCCCTGTAAGGTGTGAAGGCTTTAGAGGCGTTTCCCAGTCGTTGGGACATCACATAGCCAATGACTCCATGAGAGATTGGATATACGAAAAGGGAGTAAAGGGTCAGGAAGTGGAGCCTTCACCTTACGATGTTGCCATATGGGGTGATTACAACATAGGTGGTGATGCTTGGGCTTCAAGGAAGATACTTGAAGATATGGGACTAAGGGTAGTTACCCAATGGTCTGGGGATGGTACCATAAGTGAAGTGGCAAATGCCGTTAGAGTAAAGTATCTCCTCGTCCACTGCTATAGGTCTTCTAATTACCTTGCAAGATACTTTGAAGAAAAGTTCGGCATACCTTGGATAGAGTATAACTTCTTTGGTCCTACACAGATATTTGCTTCCATGAGGAAGATAGCCAGTTTCTTTGATGAAAAGATACAGGAGAGAACAGAGGAGCTTATAGAAAAGGTCTATAAGCCAAGGCTTGACAAGGTTATAGAAAAGTACAGACCGAGGCTTGAGGGCAAAACAGTGCTTTTGTACGTGGGTGGTCTCAGACCAAGACACATAATAACCGCCTTTGAAGACCTTGGCATGAATGTGGTGGCAACTGGCTATGAATTTGCTCATCAGGATGATTATGAAAGGACCCTGCACTACATAGACAAGAATGCCACCATAATAGTGGACGATGCCACCGCCTACGAGATAGAAGAGCTTACCAGAAAGCTAAGACCCGATCTTGTGGCTTCTGGTATAAAGGAAAAGTACCAAGCTCAGAAGATGGGCGTTCCCTTTAGACAGATGCATTCTTGGGACTACTCAGGACCTTACCACGGCATAGAAGGCTTTGAGATATTTGCAAGAGACGTGGATATGGCGGTGAACGGCAATGTATGGAAATTTTTGAATGCTCCTTGGGATCAGGAGGTATAA
- a CDS encoding Crp/Fnr family transcriptional regulator encodes MFIVQHLKNYLLEGYVEERSYRAKETVFSKALRDNGIFVVVDGVLELYIFKGLKKGTVDIMLPGDVFGFMSEESLIKYYVIKAITESRLFYLTLDNLKRLGGVNPALVLELFSSVLSKQSYLYEVFTAISMRKAKDRISKLLNLLGSVAEERNLILTLKKKQIADIVGLSYEGTVRTMKFVKNQKSRRVRLW; translated from the coding sequence ATGTTCATAGTTCAACATCTCAAGAATTATCTCTTGGAAGGTTATGTGGAGGAGCGAAGCTACAGGGCGAAGGAAACAGTGTTTTCAAAAGCTTTGCGAGATAACGGTATTTTTGTGGTGGTAGATGGAGTTCTTGAGTTATATATTTTCAAAGGGCTGAAGAAGGGAACGGTTGACATTATGCTACCGGGTGATGTGTTCGGTTTTATGTCCGAAGAAAGTCTTATAAAGTATTATGTGATCAAGGCTATCACTGAGAGCCGTCTTTTCTACCTGACACTCGATAACCTCAAAAGGCTTGGTGGTGTAAACCCTGCTCTCGTGCTTGAGCTTTTCTCTTCTGTGCTTTCTAAACAATCTTACCTTTATGAGGTTTTCACCGCCATTTCCATGCGCAAAGCTAAGGATAGGATAAGCAAACTATTGAACCTTTTAGGATCGGTAGCCGAAGAAAGAAACCTTATACTTACTTTAAAGAAAAAGCAGATAGCAGACATCGTGGGGCTAAGTTACGAGGGTACCGTTAGAACGATGAAATTCGTAAAAAACCAAAAAAGTAGGAGGGTGAGGTTATGGTAA
- a CDS encoding NifX-associated nitrogen fixation protein, whose protein sequence is MVKEGLGEDFIKEVVKHIRAYDTYRTWEKRSDEEILKDFLKGDSKRSLSFAGHCETDPKVILRIHAFFKAVTSIIEKLSGFITSAVINIDGEGNGIVLIYAGRLILINKTIRDANRFRFKSLDHIRSEGEKLIEKALDLLEKYQEVAKI, encoded by the coding sequence ATGGTAAAAGAAGGGCTTGGAGAAGACTTTATAAAAGAAGTGGTTAAGCACATAAGAGCCTACGATACTTACCGCACATGGGAAAAAAGGAGCGATGAAGAAATACTAAAGGACTTTTTGAAGGGAGATAGTAAAAGGTCCCTCTCCTTCGCAGGACACTGTGAGACTGACCCAAAGGTAATACTTAGGATACATGCCTTTTTTAAAGCGGTTACCTCTATCATAGAAAAACTCTCTGGTTTTATAACCTCTGCAGTCATAAACATAGATGGAGAAGGAAATGGCATTGTGTTGATTTATGCAGGAAGGCTTATACTCATAAACAAAACAATAAGAGATGCTAACAGGTTTAGGTTTAAATCTCTTGACCATATAAGGTCTGAGGGTGAGAAACTCATAGAAAAAGCCCTTGATCTTCTTGAAAAATACCAAGAGGTGGCAAAAATATGA